The Liolophura sinensis isolate JHLJ2023 chromosome 8, CUHK_Ljap_v2, whole genome shotgun sequence sequence CTCCTAGGTTCTCAGTGTTCTGTCCTCAACATAGTGAAATTCTCCACTGTATGACATGGCTGTTTGTAATCCTTATCCATTTCTGCATCTGACATCCGTTTAGAGAGAGACCTCGCCAACTAGATGGCACAGTAGGTATGCTTCTCTGCTTCCAGCATTACCCGGAACTTTAAAGCCAAGTAAATAGATGTCAAACATAACTGATCTGTTTTAGTACCTTATCCAACCTACGTGATCTAGCCCCACCTGCATCTGAGCCAAAGGCTCTATCTGTACCCGACCACATGAtctatttctttgttgttgctGGTTATGTAATACCTTTCAGCCAGGTAAACACTCTCGAACCCATTCCaaattatagtttatttctctcaTAAAACATGGCTATTATTATTCAGAATAGAATTATCTTGGGTAATGTGCTGCAACAACATCAGTCTGATCTGATCTTTTTGTacgatttaatctgaaaccactTCTAGGTTGTGACATACAGGCCCTATCAGGGTAAGAAATATAATTTTCTATATCGTTAGCCACTTTCTCAGAAGGTTGCTTACTTCAGAaaaggttggggggggggggggggggggggggggggggggttatgtGGTTAGATCCGACATAGAGGTACTCGTgttctgtaaaatacaaaacatttttttttcattggagCCAAATACAGAGGCACGGTACAAGGGTCTCACTTATGTATCATTGACTTCCAAACTATGACAGGAGGCCAGTGCACCAAAAAGAGGAGATTTGACAAAGTTTAACCCAAATTTCTGGTTACAGAATATGAAACTAAAGTGAAATGAACcaataaatatttaccaatATTGTTCCAGTTTTGCTCTTAGATACCGGTATTGTTCTTTCTTCCCCCAGGAATGCTGTGAAAAGACCTGTCATCTTACAAGGTAGAAATGTGAAAAGATGTCCATCATATCATGGTGCTATGagtattttcacaaaaacaacTATGAAGGATTTGGAAACAAGACAACCTGAATGAAGATGAAAAAACAGATAAGAATATCAAAGTTCTTTGCTTCCaaacaaggtaaattttccaaGCATGCCAAAGTAGAAAGCAAGGAATCTGATGTGATTATCGTGGATGAAGGTGATGAGGACAGACAGCCAGTCTGTGCACAGAAGGAGGTATATATCTTTTGTGTCTCTGATTTTTAGTGCAGTACAACATGAAATTTTTGACTTGGTAATCATCGgtttaaaaactgttttcagaCTTTCAGTTTGTTTTCCTAAAAACATATTCATTACCCCCAATTGTCTATGAGTCATCGTCAtggaatgaataaaaaatttaaataaaattatttcaagacAAATAGAGATCATCAGAACCCACAGAAATTACCTGACTGAAGCTATGGTTTGGTGTAAGGCTTCTCACCACCATTACTTTTGGCAAGCGGGCGTGACATGTCAGGCCATCTGTAGTAGGACTTgcataaaatgtaaatacaagTGTATACTACTGGCAAACTCacggtaatatttatttatttatttgattggtggtttacgctgtactcaagaatagtttacttatacgatggcggccagcattatggtcagaggaggaagccgggcagaacacggtggaaacccacgtccatctgcaggttgctgagagaccttcccacctacagccGATGAGCTCACAGTcacatgtgggtcagtgatgaTAATGAGGAAGTCAAATCCACCCCaggtaaatacatacaaataattaaGTGCAgcctaaaacacaaatcagataaataaatataacagttaCTCTGTGTTATTATCTATTTGTAGGATTTCCAAGCAAAGAAGAGACGTCTGGGGACTAAACAGAATGACGAAGTGGAATCACAGGTCAGGAAACGTGTGAAGTGTGAAGAAGGAGAAGGGGTGGAGCATAATGGAAGTTCAGAACCTCAGAGGTCAAACACTGTTCACCTATCTGAGAAGACAAAGCTCAAACTGTCAACATTCTTACTGGACTCGGGGAAGATCGACACGAGCTGAAACCATCAAGTATAACTGTGGATGACCTGAAAAGGTCAAGGTCTGAGCTCTCACAAATGGGGACATTGATGATGTGACAGGAGGAAAATCTCAGGATGAGGAGGAGGAGCCAGTGAGAAGCTCCGATGAAGAACCAGGCCAAGTTGCAGTGAATCGGCTGTCATGTCATCACAATTTAGCAAACTATAACCAAAACACAGTCTGATGTTTTGGGAAAGTTCACTGCTGTCAGGACTAAGTCAGAGGATGCGTATGGTAATACAGGGAAGGCAAACAGAAAATCAAAGTGTAAATACACTCCGCTGGAACAGCAGTTTGTGGCCATCAAGGATAAATGCCCTGATGCTGTGTTGTTTGTTGAGTGTGGGTACAAATATCGCTTCTTTTGGAGAGGGATGCTGAGGTTAGTATGGAGGCAAAAGTGTTTTGAACGTACTTGTTTTGAGATACAGAT is a genomic window containing:
- the LOC135472792 gene encoding uncharacterized protein LOC135472792 isoform X2, yielding MDTQRLDFQAKKRRLGTKQNDEVESQVRKRVKCEEGEGVEHNGSSEPQRSNTVHLSEKTKLKLSTFLLDSGKIDTS
- the LOC135472792 gene encoding uncharacterized protein LOC135472792 isoform X1, translating into MKMKKQIRISKFFASKQGKFSKHAKVESKESDVIIVDEGDEDRQPVCAQKEDFQAKKRRLGTKQNDEVESQVRKRVKCEEGEGVEHNGSSEPQRSNTVHLSEKTKLKLSTFLLDSGKIDTS